In Zingiber officinale cultivar Zhangliang chromosome 6A, Zo_v1.1, whole genome shotgun sequence, a single genomic region encodes these proteins:
- the LOC121994228 gene encoding elicitor-responsive protein 1-like isoform X2 codes for MSFGELEVLLVDAKGLKDTDLIGKMDPYVEIQYRDQQQKSKVAYKGGGNPRWNQKFKFKIHHPLENNSIRHKLVLRVMDRDTFSADDFVGEATINVGDVIALGLEKGFMEVNPCKYRVVLSDKRYHGEIRVGVTFKLINLTKVIK; via the exons ATGAGTTTTGGAGAATTAGAAGTGTTACTGGTGGATGCCAAAGGCCTCAAAGACACTGATCTAATAG GCAAGATGGATCCTTATGTGGAGATTCAATACAGGGATCAGCAACAGAAGAGCAAAGTTGCATATA AGGGAGGAGGAAATCCACGGTGGAATCAAAAATTCAAGTTCAAGATTCACCATCCACTCGAGAACAACTCGATTCGACACAAGCTTGTGCTTCGAGTCATGGACCGTGACACCTTCTCGGCCGATGATTTTGTCGGAGAAGCAAC GATTAATGTTGGAGATGTGATTGCGCTGGGGTTGGAGAAGGGGTTTATGGAAGTGAACCCTTGCAAGTATCGGGTTGTGCTTTCCGATAAGAGATATCACGGCGAGATAAGAGTTGGTGTCaccttcaaattaattaatttaaccaaGGTAATTAAGTAA
- the LOC121994229 gene encoding elicitor-responsive protein 1-like isoform X1, producing the protein MSFGELEVLLVDAKGLKDTDLIGKMDPYAEIQYRDQQQKSKVAYTEEGGNPRWNQKFKFKVHHPLENNSIRHKLVLRVMDCDTFSADDFVGEATINVGDVIAMGLEKGFMEVNPCKYRVVLSDKRYHGEIRVGVTFKLINFTKT; encoded by the exons ATGAGTTTTGGAGAATTAGAAGTGTTACTGGTGGATGCCAAAGGCCTCAAAGACACTGATCTAATAG GCAAGATGGATCCTTATGCGGAGATTCAATACAGGGATCAGCAACAGAAGAGCAAAGTTGCATATA CAGAGGAAGGAGGAAATCCACGATGGAATCAGAAATTCAAGTTCAAGGTTCACCATCCACTCGAGAACAACTCGATTCGACACAAGCTTGTGCTTCGAGTCATGGACTGTGACACCTTCTCGGCCGATGATTTTGTCGGAGAAGCAAC GATTAATGTTGGAGATGTGATTGCGATGGGGTTGGAGAAGGGGTTTATGGAAGTGAACCCTTGCAAGTATCGGGTTGTGCTTTCTGATAAGAGATATCACGGCGAGATAAGAGTTGGTGTCaccttcaaattaattaattttaccaAG ACGTGA
- the LOC121997137 gene encoding endoplasmic reticulum-Golgi intermediate compartment protein 3-like isoform X2 codes for MDISGEEHLDVRHDVIKKRLDSHGNAIESRQDGIGSPKIEKPLQRHGGRLEHNETYCGSCFGAEASEEECCNSCDEVREAYRKKGWGLSNPDLIDQCKREGFLQKIKDEEGEGCNIYGFLEVNKVGGNFHFAPGKSFQQSNMHVHDLLPFQKESFNISHKINKLAFGEYFPGVVNPLDGVQWVQQTPYGMYQYFIKVVPTVYTDINGHTIQTNQFSVTEHFRNDDIGRLHSVPGVFFFYDLSPIKVTFTEAHVSFLHLLTNVCAIVGGIFTVSGILDAFVYHGQRAIKKKMEIGKFN; via the exons ATGGATATCAGTGGAGAAGAGCATCTTGATGTC AGACACGACGTCATCAAAAAGAGGTTAGACTCTCATGGGAATGCTATCGAATCTAGACAAGATGGAATTGGTTCACCTAAG ATTGAAAAGCCTTTACAAAGACATGGTGGACGGCTTGAACATAATGAGACATATTGCGGTTCTTGCTTTGGTGCAGAAGCG TCTGAGGAAGAATGCTGCAATTCTTGTGACGAAGTTCGTGAAGCTTACAGAAAGAAAGGTTGGGGCCTGTCAAATCCTGATCTGATTGACCAG TGCAAGAGAGAAGGATTTCTTCAAAAGATCAAGGATGAAGAAGGCGAAGGGTGCAACATCTATGGTTTCCTAGAAGTCAACAAGGTGGGTGGGAATTTTCATTTTGCCCCTGGTAAAAGCTTCCAACAATCAAATATGCATGTGCATGACCTGTTGCCATTCCAAAAAGAAAGTTTCAAT ATAAGCCATAAAATTAACAAACTAGCATTTGGAGAGTATTTTCCTGGTGTAGTCAATCCTCTTGATGG AGTGCAGTGGGTGCAACAAACACCATATGGAATGTACCAATACTTCATCAAG GTGGTTCCTACTGTATACACTGACATAAATGGACACACTATCCAGACCAATCAG TTTTCAGTGACAGAGCATTTCAGGAATGACGATATTGGTCGGCTACATTCTGTTCCAGGGGTGTTTTTCTTTTATGACCTTTCTCCAATTAAG GTTACTTTCACAGAGGCACATGTATCTTTCTTGCACCTCTTGACTAATGTCTGTGCGATTGTTGGAG GTATATTTACTGTTTCAGGAATACTAGATGCATTCGTCTATCACGGCCAAAGAGCAATCAAGAAGAAAATGGAAATTGGAAAATTCAACTGA
- the LOC121994228 gene encoding elicitor-responsive protein 1-like isoform X1: MSFGELEVLLVDAKGLKDTDLIGKMDPYVEIQYRDQQQKSKVAYTEGGGNPRWNQKFKFKIHHPLENNSIRHKLVLRVMDRDTFSADDFVGEATINVGDVIALGLEKGFMEVNPCKYRVVLSDKRYHGEIRVGVTFKLINLTKVIK, translated from the exons ATGAGTTTTGGAGAATTAGAAGTGTTACTGGTGGATGCCAAAGGCCTCAAAGACACTGATCTAATAG GCAAGATGGATCCTTATGTGGAGATTCAATACAGGGATCAGCAACAGAAGAGCAAAGTTGCATATA CAGAGGGAGGAGGAAATCCACGGTGGAATCAAAAATTCAAGTTCAAGATTCACCATCCACTCGAGAACAACTCGATTCGACACAAGCTTGTGCTTCGAGTCATGGACCGTGACACCTTCTCGGCCGATGATTTTGTCGGAGAAGCAAC GATTAATGTTGGAGATGTGATTGCGCTGGGGTTGGAGAAGGGGTTTATGGAAGTGAACCCTTGCAAGTATCGGGTTGTGCTTTCCGATAAGAGATATCACGGCGAGATAAGAGTTGGTGTCaccttcaaattaattaatttaaccaaGGTAATTAAGTAA
- the LOC121997138 gene encoding uncharacterized protein LOC121997138 translates to MLRSLVRAGRPIRAAAGDGPGDLLRARIRDRERARRQRRDPSKDEFFVPTPESSKWLDTVSWPMVLGAVALTLFAKLLMMEHDATSQERLERKMKDAPPEQGTIRMLSREEWDAIQEVRPRTPFESKFARANARIRSGEPVKLEDVKDWAIDVFRDALTRVEESAKRR, encoded by the exons ATGCTGCGGTCGCTGGTGCGGGCTGGACGGCCGATCCGCGCTGCCGCTGGAGACGGCCCGGGGGACCTGCTGCGAGCGCGCATCCGCGACCGTGAGCGGGCGCGGCGGCAGCGCCGGGACCCGTCAAAGGATGAGTTTTTCGTTCCGACGCCGGAGTCCTCCAAGTGGCTCGACACCGTCTCCTGGCCGATGGTCCTTGGAGCCGTCGCCCTTACACTTTTTGCCAAGCTTCTCATGATG GAGCATGATGCCACCTCTCAAGAAAGATTGGAGCGTAAAATGAAAGATGCACCTCCTGAACAAGGAACAATTAGAATGCTTTCTCGTGAAGAATGGGATGCAATCCAAGAAGTACGACCCAGAACTCCATTTGAGTCCAAGTTTGCTCGTGCAAATGCACGCATCAGATCTGGAGAGCCAGTAAAATTG GAGGATGTTAAAGATTGGGCCATTGATGTGTTCAGAGATGCCTTAACAAGAGTAGAAGAAAGTGCCAAACGAAGGTGA
- the LOC121994229 gene encoding elicitor-responsive protein 1-like isoform X2 produces the protein MSFGELEVLLVDAKGLKDTDLIGKMDPYAEIQYRDQQQKSKVAYKEGGNPRWNQKFKFKVHHPLENNSIRHKLVLRVMDCDTFSADDFVGEATINVGDVIAMGLEKGFMEVNPCKYRVVLSDKRYHGEIRVGVTFKLINFTKT, from the exons ATGAGTTTTGGAGAATTAGAAGTGTTACTGGTGGATGCCAAAGGCCTCAAAGACACTGATCTAATAG GCAAGATGGATCCTTATGCGGAGATTCAATACAGGGATCAGCAACAGAAGAGCAAAGTTGCATATA AGGAAGGAGGAAATCCACGATGGAATCAGAAATTCAAGTTCAAGGTTCACCATCCACTCGAGAACAACTCGATTCGACACAAGCTTGTGCTTCGAGTCATGGACTGTGACACCTTCTCGGCCGATGATTTTGTCGGAGAAGCAAC GATTAATGTTGGAGATGTGATTGCGATGGGGTTGGAGAAGGGGTTTATGGAAGTGAACCCTTGCAAGTATCGGGTTGTGCTTTCTGATAAGAGATATCACGGCGAGATAAGAGTTGGTGTCaccttcaaattaattaattttaccaAG ACGTGA
- the LOC121994228 gene encoding elicitor-responsive protein 1-like isoform X3 produces MSFGELEVLLVDAKGLKDTDLIGKMDPYVEIQYRDQQQKSKVAYTEGGGNPRWNQKFKFKIHHPLENNSIRHKLVLRVMDRDTFSADDFVGEATINVGDVIALGLEKGFMEVNPCKYRVVLSDKRYHGEIRVGVTFKLINLTKM; encoded by the exons ATGAGTTTTGGAGAATTAGAAGTGTTACTGGTGGATGCCAAAGGCCTCAAAGACACTGATCTAATAG GCAAGATGGATCCTTATGTGGAGATTCAATACAGGGATCAGCAACAGAAGAGCAAAGTTGCATATA CAGAGGGAGGAGGAAATCCACGGTGGAATCAAAAATTCAAGTTCAAGATTCACCATCCACTCGAGAACAACTCGATTCGACACAAGCTTGTGCTTCGAGTCATGGACCGTGACACCTTCTCGGCCGATGATTTTGTCGGAGAAGCAAC GATTAATGTTGGAGATGTGATTGCGCTGGGGTTGGAGAAGGGGTTTATGGAAGTGAACCCTTGCAAGTATCGGGTTGTGCTTTCCGATAAGAGATATCACGGCGAGATAAGAGTTGGTGTCaccttcaaattaattaatttaaccaaG ATGTGA
- the LOC121997137 gene encoding endoplasmic reticulum-Golgi intermediate compartment protein 3-like isoform X1, translated as MEALFLKFRNLDAYPKINEDFYRRTLSGGIITIASSIIMFLLFISELRIYLHAVTETKLVVDTLTGEKLRINFDITFPALSCSTVSLDAMDISGEEHLDVRHDVIKKRLDSHGNAIESRQDGIGSPKIEKPLQRHGGRLEHNETYCGSCFGAEASEEECCNSCDEVREAYRKKGWGLSNPDLIDQCKREGFLQKIKDEEGEGCNIYGFLEVNKVGGNFHFAPGKSFQQSNMHVHDLLPFQKESFNISHKINKLAFGEYFPGVVNPLDGVQWVQQTPYGMYQYFIKVVPTVYTDINGHTIQTNQFSVTEHFRNDDIGRLHSVPGVFFFYDLSPIKVTFTEAHVSFLHLLTNVCAIVGGIFTVSGILDAFVYHGQRAIKKKMEIGKFN; from the exons ATGGAGGCCCTCTTTCTCAAGTTCCGGAATCTGGACGCTTACCCGAAGATCAACGAAGACTTCTACAGAAGAACCCTCTCCGGCGGCATAATCACCATTGCCTCCTCCATCATCATGTTCCTTCTATTCATCTCCGAACTGC GGATATATCTTCATGCTGTTACAGAAACAAAGCTTGTAGTTGATACTTTAACAGGAGAAAAGCTACGGATCAAT TTTGATATCACATTCCCTGCCCTTTCATGTTCTACGGTCAGTCTCGATGCAATGGATATCAGTGGAGAAGAGCATCTTGATGTC AGACACGACGTCATCAAAAAGAGGTTAGACTCTCATGGGAATGCTATCGAATCTAGACAAGATGGAATTGGTTCACCTAAG ATTGAAAAGCCTTTACAAAGACATGGTGGACGGCTTGAACATAATGAGACATATTGCGGTTCTTGCTTTGGTGCAGAAGCG TCTGAGGAAGAATGCTGCAATTCTTGTGACGAAGTTCGTGAAGCTTACAGAAAGAAAGGTTGGGGCCTGTCAAATCCTGATCTGATTGACCAG TGCAAGAGAGAAGGATTTCTTCAAAAGATCAAGGATGAAGAAGGCGAAGGGTGCAACATCTATGGTTTCCTAGAAGTCAACAAGGTGGGTGGGAATTTTCATTTTGCCCCTGGTAAAAGCTTCCAACAATCAAATATGCATGTGCATGACCTGTTGCCATTCCAAAAAGAAAGTTTCAAT ATAAGCCATAAAATTAACAAACTAGCATTTGGAGAGTATTTTCCTGGTGTAGTCAATCCTCTTGATGG AGTGCAGTGGGTGCAACAAACACCATATGGAATGTACCAATACTTCATCAAG GTGGTTCCTACTGTATACACTGACATAAATGGACACACTATCCAGACCAATCAG TTTTCAGTGACAGAGCATTTCAGGAATGACGATATTGGTCGGCTACATTCTGTTCCAGGGGTGTTTTTCTTTTATGACCTTTCTCCAATTAAG GTTACTTTCACAGAGGCACATGTATCTTTCTTGCACCTCTTGACTAATGTCTGTGCGATTGTTGGAG GTATATTTACTGTTTCAGGAATACTAGATGCATTCGTCTATCACGGCCAAAGAGCAATCAAGAAGAAAATGGAAATTGGAAAATTCAACTGA